tgattcaaatttaactgtctggtagaaaatcaattttttaataaaaataataaactatatggttgtaaaattttagttgagaattaaattttttttaattcgtctttttgtgaccatattgaactattttttattttaaataaaaatattttttggttgaaatataaactattacattttgcggtgaaaattgttattttcagtttaaaaaatcgactattttatagagaattcacATGTTTGCCTCGAAAATTCAatggatttgtgaaaaatttacgtaattttcTGATTTGATCAATAACAAGTTTTCACTTCGAAAAAGgtacttaaattattttcttacgtaaagtttttaacataataagaGAAAAATagcaatgaataatttaaatcgtaatttttattctttatacaAATATTGGTGGAAATTAACTAAGAATCTTTCTTTTGGGCTAATAGCAATTCGCCTTTTGCTTTCAATTTGCTGTCGATAATTCTTCGCTGTTCCTCTTGTTTTTCTTTGATTAATCGGTCATATCTTTCAACAGCATAATCTACTTCTCCCACCAATCTTACAATTTTCGcctgaaaaaaattggttattaacaTGTGCACAATAGACCAatgcttttaatataaaatgtagtAATatcagaattaaatattttaaatgcttactGCATATTCTCGATTTTTGACAATCTTTCTTTTCTGGTTTACTCCATAAGGTGTTGGTCTTCCGTCTTTAAACGAATAATCTGGTAAATTCGTGAGTGGCCCAAACGCATTTGGATTTGCAGTCAAACCTTTCCtgttaaaatgaatttaactttctgagaatattaaattaataaatgtatgcAAAAAGATTAACAACAAATCGTAAATTTGGTAAATGTGACcaaattttcaagtagatatttaaaaaaatgtaactaaaggATGAAACAattaacaacaaataataataattattgcaaagttTTTGGAAATGTGTGGTAATTATTATGAATTCATTGATATTCATTTGaagcaacaaaaatgttcaaaatttggaGTAGGGGAAAACAtactacagtggataatcatttattaaaaatactaatatttgtaaaataattcattaaatttaattaatatttttcgaaaaatcggtAAGATACGTGTCatcttattttcttttaaaaaccacAAATTTAAGTGGCAAATAATTCTGTGACCTTAGCATAGATTATCTGTGCGATTTCAAATGAATGCAGTCAGCAGAGTTAATTTATAACTTGGGAAATATATTTTGATAACGTATTGCTGATGT
This Belonocnema kinseyi isolate 2016_QV_RU_SX_M_011 chromosome 3, B_treatae_v1, whole genome shotgun sequence DNA region includes the following protein-coding sequences:
- the LOC117168820 gene encoding 39S ribosomal protein L52, mitochondrial, with protein sequence MALCKNILFFAQPEFRVIVHGFKTSSSVSIDQYWRMQKGLTANPNAFGPLTNLPDYSFKDGRPTPYGVNQKRKIVKNREYAAKIVRLVGEVDYAVERYDRLIKEKQEEQRRIIDSKLKAKGELLLAQKKDS